A stretch of candidate division Zixibacteria bacterium HGW-Zixibacteria-1 DNA encodes these proteins:
- a CDS encoding aminopeptidase P family protein has product MSPMCPTNFRRLPSVFWGVILTISPEWILQGIDMDLIKAKIEQAIDILNELDIDLWLIFCRESSMMADPALDLVVGHKVVWQSAFFISRTGDTLALVGNFDAADFEKSRRFGTVQPYVEDCGKEIKRVVKKFNPGKLALNYSVNDIAADGLSHGMYLLLLEYLKGTPYPERIVSSEPIIYLLRGRKIPQEISLISAAAFMATDCWRESIGQIKTGLTEMEIAGIIDANIRKLGGVNSFDTIVNAGAKTSPGHGHPTEAVLEPGDLLHIDFGARVEGFCSDIQRLAYFKRANESRAPAVLTKAFNKIRSIIDETSKLYKPGVKGFTIDAAARKMLTDDGYPEYQHALGHQIGRSVHDGAAIVGPKWKRYGVTPKIPLEENNAFTVELGIELEGIGYVGLEEDLAVTQNGGKFLCPRQTELIVI; this is encoded by the coding sequence ATGTCTCCGATGTGCCCGACAAATTTTCGCAGATTGCCGAGCGTTTTCTGGGGCGTCATATTAACAATATCACCAGAGTGGATATTACAAGGTATTGATATGGATCTGATCAAAGCCAAAATCGAACAAGCGATTGATATTCTTAATGAACTGGATATCGATCTCTGGCTCATTTTCTGCCGCGAATCAAGCATGATGGCCGACCCCGCCCTCGATCTGGTCGTGGGACATAAGGTCGTCTGGCAGTCCGCTTTCTTTATTTCCAGAACGGGCGATACTCTGGCGCTGGTCGGAAATTTCGATGCCGCCGACTTCGAAAAATCGCGCCGATTCGGGACGGTGCAACCTTATGTCGAAGATTGCGGCAAAGAAATCAAACGCGTCGTCAAAAAATTCAATCCGGGAAAACTGGCTCTCAATTATTCCGTTAATGACATCGCCGCCGACGGCCTTTCACATGGCATGTACCTTCTGTTGCTCGAATATCTGAAAGGCACGCCATATCCGGAGAGGATCGTGTCATCGGAGCCGATTATCTACCTGCTTCGGGGACGAAAAATTCCGCAGGAAATCAGCCTGATTTCAGCCGCCGCCTTTATGGCGACCGATTGCTGGCGCGAATCGATTGGGCAAATCAAAACCGGCCTGACCGAAATGGAAATCGCCGGAATCATCGACGCCAACATCCGCAAGCTGGGCGGTGTTAATTCCTTCGATACCATTGTCAATGCCGGAGCCAAAACCAGCCCCGGGCATGGGCATCCCACCGAAGCGGTCCTGGAGCCGGGCGATCTGCTCCACATCGATTTCGGGGCCAGAGTGGAAGGCTTTTGCTCCGATATCCAGAGGCTCGCCTATTTCAAACGGGCCAATGAATCAAGGGCCCCGGCTGTGCTGACCAAAGCCTTCAACAAGATTAGAAGCATTATTGATGAAACATCAAAACTTTACAAACCGGGCGTGAAGGGATTTACCATCGATGCCGCCGCCCGCAAAATGCTGACCGATGACGGTTACCCGGAATACCAGCATGCCCTCGGCCATCAAATCGGCCGCTCGGTGCATGACGGCGCCGCCATCGTCGGTCCCAAATGGAAACGCTACGGAGTTACCCCGAAAATTCCGCTTGAAGAAAATAACGCCTTTACCGTCGAACTGGGCATCGAACTGGAAGGTATCGGATATGTGGGGCTTGAAGAGGACCTGGCCGTTACGCAGAATGGAGGCAAATTCCTATGTCCAAGACAAACCGAATTAATTGTCATATAA
- a CDS encoding secondary thiamine-phosphate synthase enzyme, producing the protein MVRTEEIRFESKGYCHIVNITDRIAGLVRESGIKAGIVTIFSPSATSGLTTIEFEPGLLKDLPEFFEKILPSGVPYHHDMTWHDGNGFSHMRSALIGPDITIPFSDGELFLGTWQNVVFLDFDNRNRSRRLIVQIMGD; encoded by the coding sequence ATGGTCAGGACCGAAGAAATCCGCTTTGAATCAAAAGGCTATTGCCATATTGTCAATATCACCGACCGGATCGCTGGTCTTGTGCGCGAGTCCGGCATCAAGGCGGGCATTGTGACTATTTTTTCACCATCAGCCACATCCGGCCTGACCACGATCGAATTCGAACCGGGATTGCTCAAAGACTTACCGGAGTTTTTCGAGAAAATACTTCCATCCGGAGTGCCGTATCATCATGACATGACCTGGCATGACGGCAATGGTTTTTCACATATGCGTTCGGCGCTGATCGGACCGGATATTACGATACCATTCAGCGACGGCGAACTGTTTCTGGGGACCTGGCAGAATGTCGTCTTTCTTGATTTCGATAACCGTAACCGCAGCCGCCGGCTGATAGTACAGATAATGGGAGACTAA
- a CDS encoding response regulator: protein MSLNEKVKTSRILVIDDEPQVTEIIEAFLTNAGHEVIVGNTATDGLRKAREKKPDVILLDIMMPDADGYSICNQLKSDPPTADIPVVFLTGKDRSDDQGRSFKVGGDMFIKKPFSCERLLEIINIILMSTAKH, encoded by the coding sequence ATGAGTTTGAATGAGAAAGTGAAAACGTCAAGAATATTAGTTATCGATGATGAACCTCAGGTTACCGAGATAATCGAGGCTTTTTTGACCAATGCCGGTCATGAGGTTATTGTCGGTAATACGGCTACGGACGGCCTGAGGAAGGCCCGCGAAAAGAAGCCTGATGTTATTCTTCTTGACATAATGATGCCCGACGCGGACGGCTACAGCATCTGCAATCAATTAAAAAGTGATCCGCCGACAGCCGATATCCCGGTCGTTTTTCTGACCGGCAAGGACCGTTCCGACGACCAGGGGCGCTCGTTCAAGGTCGGCGGCGATATGTTTATAAAGAAGCCGTTCTCCTGCGAAAGACTGCTCGAAATTATCAATATTATCCTGATGTCGACCGCCAAGCATTAA
- a CDS encoding aminopeptidase: MMDIRVQNLAKVIVHYSLGIKPGQLFKIKAEPVAVPLVKAVYDEALKIGANVYTDIRLIELDELFFKNGNDDQLKYISPVREFEIEKIDAYLGIWATTNTKYLSGIDPKRQQIFGKANEKYMNRFFARAASGELHWAGTQYPTEAHAQDAEMSLHDYEEFVYRAGHLYDDDPVAFWKGMEKEQQRLIEILDRAEQIHLKADGTDLKLGVKGRKWINCCGKENFPDGEIFTTPIEDSVNGTIKYTFPAFMAGREADGVVFTFKDGKVIKATAEKNEEFLLAMLDTDEGARRLGEFAIGTNYEIAKFTRNTLFDEKIGGTCHLAVGAAYPETGGVNRSGIHWDMVCDLKKGGEIAADGKVFYKDGKFTI; this comes from the coding sequence ATGATGGATATTAGAGTGCAGAATCTTGCAAAGGTTATTGTGCATTACTCGCTTGGAATCAAGCCGGGGCAGTTGTTCAAGATCAAGGCGGAGCCGGTCGCGGTGCCGCTGGTCAAAGCGGTATATGATGAAGCCCTGAAGATCGGCGCCAATGTATATACGGATATCCGATTGATTGAGCTCGACGAACTTTTCTTCAAGAATGGAAACGACGATCAATTGAAATATATTTCTCCCGTCCGTGAATTCGAAATCGAGAAAATTGATGCTTATCTGGGTATCTGGGCCACGACCAATACCAAGTATCTCAGCGGCATCGATCCCAAGCGCCAGCAGATATTCGGCAAGGCCAATGAAAAATATATGAACCGGTTCTTTGCGCGGGCCGCAAGCGGCGAGCTGCACTGGGCCGGGACGCAGTATCCGACCGAAGCTCATGCCCAGGATGCCGAGATGTCGCTGCATGATTATGAGGAGTTCGTTTACCGCGCGGGTCATCTTTATGATGATGACCCGGTGGCTTTCTGGAAGGGCATGGAAAAGGAACAGCAGCGGCTGATCGAAATTCTCGATCGGGCCGAGCAGATTCATTTGAAGGCCGATGGAACCGATTTGAAGCTGGGTGTTAAAGGGCGCAAGTGGATCAACTGCTGCGGCAAGGAGAATTTCCCCGATGGTGAAATATTTACCACGCCGATCGAGGATTCGGTCAACGGAACGATAAAATATACTTTCCCTGCCTTTATGGCCGGACGCGAGGCCGATGGTGTGGTCTTCACTTTCAAAGACGGCAAAGTGATCAAGGCTACGGCGGAGAAGAACGAGGAGTTCCTGCTGGCGATGCTTGACACCGATGAAGGCGCGCGTCGCCTGGGCGAGTTCGCTATCGGGACCAACTACGAGATTGCCAAGTTCACCCGGAACACCCTATTCGATGAAAAGATCGGCGGAACCTGTCACCTGGCGGTCGGCGCCGCTTATCCCGAAACCGGCGGGGTCAATCGCTCCGGCATTCACTGGGACATGGTCTGCGACCTGAAGAAGGGCGGCGAGATTGCTGCCGACGGCAAGGTCTTTTACAAAGATGGCAAGTTTACGATTTAA
- the rlmN gene encoding 23S rRNA (adenine(2503)-C(2))-methyltransferase RlmN has translation MEKTNLLGVSLSELGQMMMEMGEKEYKSRQLFKWFYNLLESDFERMTDLSVKLRKKLSKRYFFKGLDAADVAVSSDGTEKYLFRLSDGKLIESVLIPDGQKRTVCISSQAGCPLKCSFCATGLMGFGRDLTVGEIIGQLLFLRQKYGEEAFRNIVFMGMGEPLLNYENVIKSVEIISSELGLSVSAKKITISTVGIVPQIYALADSDLKVNLAISLHAADDDKRRKIMPIARKYGLDELMKAVRYFADQRKKRVTFEYILFKDFNDSTGDADTLAQLIKGIPCKINILAYNPIDNLPYKRPSEEEVDNFGKYLYPLAPAVTVRKSRGLDIAAACGQLAGKAQHFEEDMS, from the coding sequence ATGGAAAAAACAAATCTTCTCGGCGTCTCTCTCTCCGAACTGGGACAAATGATGATGGAGATGGGGGAGAAGGAATATAAGAGTCGCCAGCTTTTTAAATGGTTCTACAATCTGCTTGAAAGCGATTTTGAGCGGATGACCGATTTGTCGGTAAAATTGAGAAAAAAGCTGTCCAAGAGATATTTTTTCAAGGGCCTGGATGCGGCTGATGTGGCGGTATCATCGGACGGCACGGAGAAGTACTTATTTCGGCTGTCCGACGGAAAATTGATTGAGTCGGTGCTTATTCCGGACGGGCAGAAGCGGACGGTATGTATTTCCAGCCAGGCGGGATGCCCGCTTAAATGTTCTTTTTGTGCCACCGGCTTGATGGGCTTCGGCCGCGATCTGACGGTCGGGGAGATTATCGGGCAGTTGCTTTTTTTGAGACAGAAGTACGGCGAAGAGGCTTTCCGCAATATTGTTTTTATGGGCATGGGTGAGCCGCTGCTCAATTATGAGAATGTCATCAAATCGGTCGAAATAATTTCTTCGGAACTGGGGCTGTCGGTCTCGGCCAAGAAAATTACGATATCGACGGTCGGTATTGTGCCGCAGATTTACGCGCTGGCTGACTCGGATCTGAAGGTCAACCTGGCGATTTCATTGCATGCGGCCGATGATGATAAACGGCGGAAAATCATGCCGATCGCGCGGAAATACGGTCTTGACGAATTAATGAAAGCGGTCCGATATTTCGCCGACCAGCGAAAAAAGAGGGTGACTTTCGAGTATATTCTATTCAAGGATTTCAATGATTCGACCGGGGATGCCGACACGCTGGCGCAATTAATCAAAGGAATTCCTTGCAAAATCAATATTCTTGCATATAATCCAATAGATAATCTGCCTTATAAACGTCCTTCGGAGGAAGAGGTCGATAATTTCGGGAAGTACCTGTACCCTCTGGCTCCGGCGGTTACGGTTCGCAAGAGCCGCGGGCTTGACATTGCCGCCGCCTGTGGTCAACTGGCCGGCAAGGCACAACATTTTGAGGAGGACATGAGTTAA
- a CDS encoding glutamate racemase: protein MTHEELQNKPIGVFDSGVGGLTVVAEIFKLLPGENIVYFGDVGRSPYGGRSKETIINFARQDVRFLMEHQVKILIVACNSVSAVALDTLQEEFDIDILGVIEPGAEAAMNQSKNNRIGIIGTKATIGSDSYARAIQRRRQETKVFSLACPLFVPLAEEGYIEKEATHLIAHDYLKTLLDLDIDTLILGCTHYPLLKTVIGKVMGENVRLIDSAEETARELAAVLSVRNLLRPSGREAMHKFYVSDVPDKFSQIAERFLGRHINNITRVDITRY from the coding sequence ATGACACATGAAGAATTACAAAATAAACCGATCGGGGTGTTTGATTCCGGAGTCGGCGGCTTGACGGTGGTCGCCGAGATTTTCAAACTGCTCCCGGGGGAAAATATCGTCTATTTCGGAGACGTCGGCCGTTCACCTTACGGCGGGCGCTCCAAAGAAACAATTATCAATTTTGCACGCCAGGATGTCCGGTTTCTCATGGAACATCAGGTCAAGATTTTAATCGTTGCCTGTAACTCGGTCTCGGCCGTAGCGCTGGATACGCTTCAGGAAGAATTCGATATCGATATCCTGGGAGTGATCGAACCGGGGGCCGAGGCCGCCATGAATCAATCCAAAAACAACCGGATCGGCATTATCGGAACCAAGGCAACCATCGGGTCAGACAGTTACGCCCGCGCCATACAACGCCGGCGACAGGAAACCAAGGTCTTTTCGCTGGCCTGCCCTTTGTTCGTGCCGCTCGCGGAAGAAGGATATATCGAAAAAGAGGCGACGCATCTGATTGCGCACGACTACCTCAAAACTCTCCTCGACCTCGACATCGATACTCTCATTCTCGGCTGCACGCATTACCCGCTCCTCAAGACGGTAATCGGAAAAGTGATGGGTGAAAATGTCAGGCTGATAGATTCCGCCGAAGAAACCGCCCGCGAACTGGCCGCCGTACTGTCGGTCAGGAACCTGCTTCGTCCATCGGGCCGGGAGGCGATGCATAAATTCTATGTCTCCGATGTGCCCGACAAATTTTCGCAGATTGCCGAGCGTTTTCTGGGGCGTCATATTAACAATATCACCAGAGTGGATATTACAAGGTATTGA
- a CDS encoding SsrA-binding protein encodes MTEEKAKERNIITNRKAFRDYEIIEKREAGIELMGSEVKSLRAGKVNLSDSYAVVEGGEVILYHLHISPYEFAGQEGHDPMRPRRLLLHKKEIRRLLGAVNEKGFTLVPLRIYFKGPRVKIELATARGRKKYDKRDQIAKREADRAIERAHRRKL; translated from the coding sequence ATGACTGAAGAAAAAGCCAAAGAACGGAATATCATCACCAATCGTAAAGCTTTTCGCGATTATGAGATAATCGAAAAACGCGAGGCCGGAATTGAGTTGATGGGCAGTGAAGTGAAATCGCTTCGCGCCGGCAAAGTAAATCTGTCCGACAGCTATGCCGTGGTCGAAGGCGGCGAAGTGATTCTCTACCATTTGCATATTTCACCCTATGAATTTGCGGGCCAGGAAGGTCATGATCCGATGCGGCCCAGAAGGCTTCTCCTTCATAAAAAAGAAATCAGGCGCCTTCTGGGGGCCGTCAACGAAAAGGGCTTCACGCTGGTACCGCTGCGCATTTACTTTAAGGGGCCGCGTGTAAAAATCGAACTCGCCACCGCCCGGGGGCGTAAAAAATATGACAAACGCGACCAAATAGCCAAACGTGAGGCCGACCGGGCCATTGAAAGGGCACATCGCAGAAAATTATAA